AAGGCCGAGTCCTTGTTGTAGGCTGACTTATAGCAATTGTTCGCAGAGGCACAGGTACAAGTACCACTAGAACCGGTACAACAACCGCcagcaccaccaccagGACATGTACACTTCCCTCCTATCCCAGTTTCCGTATCTAGACAACAGACTTCCTTGCCTTtctgccacccaacccacttctgtagtcccagtgccaagtggtctatcagtgtcttaatgacctcggtgccaccGGCGCAGGTATCCCTagcagcactagtgctgtCACCaaggagtcccaggtcCGTGAGCACTGGTAGCACTAATGTCTTCTCCTGGTCTAGGAGTAATGTGTCCCAGTACCTCTGTTGGCTGGGACCAGGGGACCCCGGGTCCTTggcgtcatacagtaggtccttcactgccttggccaaGTAGCACAGACAGTCTGTGTAGTCATGTGGGTGCTACTGTGAGTGCTATTGACTTACGGGGGGCATTGCTAGTGCTTGGCGGCGCCGCCGGCGCCGTCTTCtcattcttcttaccatccttaccagttaccctcaggacccagtcaatggcctccttcaggttggtgggaggcTTAGTGAGGCTGTTGTAAGGGGTCCAGGCCTGTGCTTGTGCCATTGTGTCACCACCCCTTGTttcgagagtgtccagtgagagtcagtggtagtcaaggtcaatgtatcggggtggaatcctatataatacagtggcgccttcggcgcgacagtgtcctaggggattccactgtAACAACGGGATCATCTCCACCGTATGacctggtggaatcccatagaatagtatgcgcgccaccaatatacgggcgcgctcagtatatataggattccaccccgatagccagaccactaccacaccactgtgagtactgttgagtactcctaaaggcactgacaatggcccCTGCAAGCgctttcacgccgaaggcgtcacTAACCGacgctcccaccaacctgaaggaggccattgactgggtcctgagggttactggtagggatggtaaggCACTGAGTGATGATGGtacgttactgtagacacATAGATTGTATGCGCGCCCGTAGAGATAGTACCTGACAGTatccgttacagtggcacGCCCAGTACTATTGGATTCACCCctgtacagaatgtatatgtggcctggcggcggcagtgactgacctactgcagtcagtagaactggagtaccatggtaagtacccagTACTAGAAGTAGTACTGTATAGTACTACCACCGGTATACAGTATCTCATGGTGCcctataggctatcaaggtgatgtTATGAATGGTAGTCCTGACGCTGCTGACAAAACCAAAACCAAAGGCGCCACTCAACAGCAAGTCAAAGGCCACCTTAATGGACTCttctccctagtccagggactaggtggcactgcagtggtacggacctatatagaccagctggcacaggtactcagtgcactcgttgggtggagtaagatagtgAAGTGTTGGGACAAGGGCAAGTGCAAGGGGACTAATGGCGATAGCAAACCGCACGGCCAAAGTGGCAGTGGTGGCACTGGTGGCAAGTGCCAATATTTAGAGGATGTAAAGCATGAGAACAAGTGTGAGAcgtgtgggtgtatgaaatgggaagTGCCCAAGCCGGGTGAACACAGTAAAGGACACCATCTGGGCAGggggtgtacaaggtgtagtgatagtAGTGATCAGTGTCagtgtagtagtagtggtgATTGTAGTTCTGGCAAGGAGTGTAAATGCGCTttagcaggcaaatgctgcaagtgttgttgtacgaATTGTAGGGGGAGGTGTAAGAATGGTTGGGGTGGAGAAaaagaatgtatatgtaaaaACGCAGAGGACAGCTATCGATCGGCATACCCAGGAGAAACATATTATAAGAGAACATCATACGTTGAATCAATAAAAATAGAAAACACACCATCGTGGAACAATCTACAGCACTTACCACCTGGTAGTACTATCAATAGTACTACTATTACTCAACGCCGTCACCACTGTGCCCGGATCCTACTAGGCTCAGTATGCCTCATATGGAGTGGACTcacttatatgtattggactggTAAGTGGGCCAAGGGTAGTCCCCGTTGGAACAACCATATCCTGGATGGTACGGGTCTAGATGACGGTACCCtgtcccaatggctacaggccttAGGGTTCCCTAAAGCAATGCTTAATAATAGTGGGCCACAGAATCGACTTGATaaggtcatatgggatggaCTTAGTGATAAGTTGCTTCTAGGGTTTGCTAAGCCTAGTGGCGCCACTGGCTGGGACAGTGAGGGTAATACAGCAAGGAATCCATTCGCTATGAACTATGCCGGTTTGGTACATACTAtacatagggattcattcaacaatGATGGTGCTATTGTGTTCCCTAATGGCTCTTCCTCAAGTAGTAATGACATTGACCAGCACAAACGAGGTGCTctcttcaagctctatattctatcatgtgctTACTTTACAGGGTTACAGAACAAAGCTCCGCCGAAGGCGGACAATAAAGCTCCCCGTACTATCCGGGaaatcctctactggctaagtgcattgccctatagtcaggcatatCCAATGATATTGAAGCATGGTAAGCATAGACTAACCGAGGTACTCAAAAAACCCGATGGGAGTGACTCTAGTACTGACAATGACCAGAAACAACTGAAGTTTCACCAGACAGGCCGCACAGCACCCATTACCGTtcatgaattcaacctgtttgcccacttccaagcggtgactcagtactgcccactggtgctcataggtatccagggtggactACACAGCACTAACAGCAGTACTCCTGCCATTCATTCCCTCTATGCCAACACTGAATGCcacttcacctatcccactgtgtccatccaagcatacaaccaagtggtccactacattagggctctattctaccagttatacttccttaggaagcaatgtgcagttaaAGTCACTTGTGGAGggaaatggcgtgagtgtaggtatggcagTGGAGTGATTGGGAAGGATGTagttagctggatgtgcctggggtgtagccccatggagcatgataggaaaaagAGGGTTGAGAAGGTAAATGGGGAGTTGGGGAAAGTATTGCCCCAGGGGAAATCAgaggaagaagatgatgaagcTATTGCAAAGACTTTGAAAACATTATTGGAGAATATCGGAGAAGTAGTGGTgcaattgggtaatgcacaggaggcattggaaagGAGGAAGGGAATAGATGGGGTGAAGCGGGCACTAGATAGGGCTAAGGATGGACTACAGAGGGCTAAAGAGAATGATGGGGAAAACGTGGGAACTAGGTTATATGGGATACTAGAGGAGAAGGTGGATGAAGGGGTGGAGGATAAGCTGAAGGATAATCTAACAAAGGTTAAGGATGCACTAAACGCATTGACGACGAATGGTGGTAATGGAAAACTGAAGGATGTAGTGGATAAACTAGGTAACGATCCCAGCAGTGCTAAGGATAATATAAGTGCTGCTATCCATAACGTACTAGAAGTACTGAGGGCACTAATGAAAGGACTTGAAGCAGCAGGAAAAAATGAAGAGGCAAAGAAGAAACTGGGTAACCATCAAGAAGCACTGCTCAATGCCACAAGCAAACTCAAAGAGATATGCAGCATCGCCAGGTGCCCAGGATGTAACGACCATTCCAAGAAGTGTGGCCAAAAGCCAGTGCCCACCACCTGTAATACctgccaccaacaatacatggacggctttccctcccccctccaggcattcctcgaggatagGCTAccaggttttagttgtgacGAAGTGGTGAACGATGACAAGGACAATCCAGATTATCCAcccgctgcatcccacctagaacactgtaatggctcaggccagtgctgcccactgccaatgggtttcagGGGGCAGTTCCTCAAGGGAGGCATCAGTGATTGTACCGGCAAACGCCTTTACggcatcctctacttcttcagtaacggggacatgatgcagtcgtgtgtttatacactagtgagggtcACAGCCgcactcagtgctacgacaccacaggtattgggtgatgtctttgggttctttagagGTGGTGTGGGAAATCCAGAGCAACAGGAGGGGCAACAGAAGGGGACAAATGCCAACAAATGTGACCACAGTAAGAAGCTGTCTGATAAAAAAACTGATgactacttttgcggctggtgtgcctcagggttacgggatgaagtaaagaagatagagtggataccattTGACAGTACTCCAGGTGGACAATACCTGAGCACTGTCGGTAAAGCGCTCAGAGATATTAAGGGGGATAAGGGCAGTAGTGGCAAACAGACAGGCACTACTTCCCTCTCGACCCTGACCAAGGATTCTGAGTACCTttcccccctaaccggtgagcTTTATACAGCGGTGAGTGCTACGTTCGGCAgcacatacctctcatgggtactatacctATCAGATTCCCTATACTGGGGATTACAGTCACTTGCCAGTGAGTTCCTtcagattgaatgccgtggTTGTAGAGAGTGTGAtcccaataagtgcaagaagggacATCATGGAGCAAGTAGTGAtggacagtgtggatgccaatcgATCGTctcatgtaccggggtactgccggtATTGTACAGACATGGCTTTAGctatggtaacccattcaatctggaggggtaccagcaGAAGGATAAGGACAAGGGGGATTATAGTATACAGAAGGCACAGAGTACTAAGCATTGTCATCAGTTCTTGGACAGTATCAATGCAGTGATCAAGACagagagtaccactcccctcaccaacctcctctcccaggtcggcaaactccaatacgacatacggctcccctggatctttgttctcacggtAGCttggctagtagcggtactgtacctggcctttggagccatatggccactggactggacacatatgaggtcgcattggttacggggtggagaacaccagtggcaatgcatgtggtataaggtgatgacgggacgcaaaggaatggcactggtggagtattttggtaagacatagtggcgccttcggcgcaacggtgctaaatgatatacactagtgtcactcactatatatagtagcgGTATAGGTAGTGATCCTATAATGGGCATTAACAGGGTACACATTCCGGTGAAACCAGTGCATTAAGCAGTGCTAATATAGAGTAAGTGGGATATCTGTGGAAGGCTGCAGTTAGTTCACTGAGGAGCTACTGATAGCCCTTCCGTGGTACCacacacattcaaatttgCCAGTGGGTTCCATAGCATGGCagtgactgcagtaggtaGTGCAACTTATGACGTACACACAGTACATTGTCATTGGGGGTTATAAtatggcgccttcggcgcaacggtgcctctaggggtggtgatgtggagtaATTGTAACATAGAAAGCCCATGGGTTCCACCCAGCCTTTGGCaccaattgaaggaaacagtgttacTATAGACAAGTGTAGTaacaattgaaggaaaggaacagtgttattataatTATGGGTCTCCAGGACGGTGTAACGcaaatgttgttatgctGTTGGTATAGCTTTAGTCAGATtgtttatacgttttagTTGTGTTTCCACTGAAACTGTGGCTtagctttgggtaattctttcacaaaagttttCTAGAGCTTTTGTGgtacttttgctgaaagtttagtataaaagtagtgctTATTCGGGGTAATTATGGTGACGTAGGTCAGAAGAAGCGGTGCCACGAGTTCCTAAAGACACTGGGTAACGTAGAAAAAAGCGTCGAGTTCACAAAACTCACCACCTCCAtcaaccagctcatctacaccaccaggctcccctggatctttgttctcacggtAGCCTGGCTAttagcggtactctacctagcctttggagccatatggccactggactggacacatatgaggtcacattggttaaggggtggagcacaccagtggcagtgtatgtggtataaggtgatgacggggcgGAAGGGGGTGGAATTagtggagtattttggtagaaggtagtggcaacgtagtggcgccttcggcgcaacagtgctataatgtggtagttagtatcgggggtagtaatgtggagcagtctagtggtagagttagagcaccaatgatactcataaggtatacatagagttatagtggcaatgttagtaaaggttcatactggttttattaaaattttggctcgtacgttcagtacaagcttagtaggatttaggtagaggtttggcattagatgtgataagtgtttcacagaactttagtggcacttttggtaaagggttcacgaaaaagtagtagcacttttgctggaagtttcacagaagtttagtagcacttttggtgaatgtttggtataactttggtaaaagtttcacaaaagtttagtagcacttttgctgaaagtttagtattAAAGTAGTGCCTTTTCGGGGTAGttatggtgatgtaggtCAGAATAAGTGTCAAAACTTCCTGGAGACCTTGAAGAAAGTAGAAGCAAGCACCAAATTCAAAGAGCTCACCACCTCCAtcaaccagctcat
This is a stretch of genomic DNA from Babesia bovis T2Bo chromosome 1, whole genome shotgun sequence. It encodes these proteins:
- a CDS encoding variant erythrocyte surface antigen-1 alpha subunit; the protein is MAPASAFTPKASLTDAPTNLKEAIDWVLRVTGRDGKALSDDECICGLAAAVTDLLQSVELEYHGYQGDVMNGSPDAADKTKTKGATQQQVKGHLNGLFSLVQGLGGTAVVRTYIDQLAQVLSALVGWSKIVKCWDKGKCKGTNGDSKPHGQSGSGGTGGKCQYLEDVKHENKCETCGCMKWEVPKPGEHSKGHHLGRGCTRCSDSSDQCQCSSSGDCSSGKECKCALAGKCCKCCCTNCRGRCKNGWGGEKECICKNAEDSYRSAYPGETYYKRTSYVESIKIENTPSWNNLQHLPPGSTINSTTITQRRHHCARILLGSVCLIWSGLTYMYWTGKWAKGSPRWNNHILDGTGLDDGTLSQWLQALGFPKAMLNNSGPQNRLDKVIWDGLSDKLLLGFAKPSGATGWDSEGNTARNPFAMNYAGLVHTIHRDSFNNDGAIVFPNGSSSSSNDIDQHKRGALFKLYILSCAYFTGLQNKAPPKADNKAPRTIREILYWLSALPYSQAYPMILKHGKHRLTEVLKKPDGSDSSTDNDQKQLKFHQTGRTAPITVHEFNLFAHFQAVTQYCPLVLIGIQGGLHSTNSSTPAIHSLYANTECHFTYPTVSIQAYNQVVHYIRALFYQLYFLRKQCAVKVTCGGKWRECRYGSGVIGKDVVSWMCLGCSPMEHDRKKRVEKVNGELGKVLPQGKSEEEDDEAIAKTLKTLLENIGEVVVQLGNAQEALERRKGIDGVKRALDRAKDGLQRAKENDGENVGTRLYGILEEKVDEGVEDKLKDNLTKVKDALNALTTNGGNGKLKDVVDKLGNDPSSAKDNISAAIHNVLEVLRALMKGLEAAGKNEEAKKKLGNHQEALLNATSKLKEICSIARCPGCNDHSKKCGQKPVPTTCNTCHQQYMDGFPSPLQAFLEDRLPGFSCDEVVNDDKDNPDYPPAASHLEHCNGSGQCCPLPMGFRGQFLKGGISDCTGKRLYGILYFFSNGDMMQSCVYTLVRVTAALSATTPQVLGDVFGFFRGGVGNPEQQEGQQKGTNANKCDHSKKLSDKKTDDYFCGWCASGLRDEVKKIEWIPFDSTPGGQYLSTVGKALRDIKGDKGSSGKQTGTTSLSTLTKDSEYLSPLTGELYTAVSATFGSTYLSWVLYLSDSLYWGLQSLASEFLQIECRGCRECDPNKCKKGHHGASSDGQCGCQSIVSCTGVLPVLYRHGFSYGNPFNLEGYQQKDKDKGDYSIQKAQSTKHCHQFLDSINAVIKTESTTPLTNLLSQVGKLQYDIRLPWIFVLTVAWLVAVLYLAFGAIWPLDWTHMRSHWLRGGEHQWQCMWYKVMTGRKGMALVEYFGKT